The following is a genomic window from Candidatus Kryptoniota bacterium.
GCACCCATCCATTTGATTGGTTACGATTGGCCTGCCCTGGGGCCAAGATTAAAATAAAAAAGTCCCGCCACGATTACTCATGTCGGGACTTAAGATATCGATCTTAATAAGAATTGGAGCTAGTTGGTCAGCAGTTCGCCACAGCGACTGGCGTATTTCTGACCAGACGACCGAATCATTTGGCCATCAGCATCTTTCTGGTGATAGTTACACCAGGTGCGTTAAGCCTGATAAGATAGACGCCGCTCGCAAATCTTGATCCGTCGAACGCAACTTCATGATAGCCCTGTGTCTCTTCGCCATCGACAAGAGTGCTCACTTTTTGTCCGATGAGATCGTAGACATTGATCGAGACATGCGAGTTCTTGGGCAGAGCATATCTTAACACCGTAGTCGGATTGAACGGATTTGGAAAATTCTGAGACAGAGAGAATTCTGTCGGGAGGTCGCCATTTGTTCCTTTGATTCCGGTGATCATCTCAGATAGTGGTCGTTTCCAAACGCCGCCTTGCCAGGTCCCTGCATAAAGAGTGGTGCTACTGAAGGCAAAATCTTGAACGTTAGTGTTTGTCAAGCCGGTACTGACTTGAGTCCAGCTGCCGCCATTGTCCGTGGTGAGATAGACACCGCTCTCAACGGTCCCTGCAAAGACGTTGGTACCACTGACGCCAAAACCCCAGATTGTAGTACTTGTCAAGGTCGTTTGTGTCCAGCTGCTCCCGTTGTCTGTGGATAAAAAGGCGCCGCCACCTTCAGTCCCGGCAAAGAGGTTTGTTCCGCTGACGGCAAGAGCACTAATACCGTAGTTTGTCAAACCCGTGTTGACTGCTGTCCAGCTTGCGCCGTTGTTGGTGGATAGGAAAACACCGCCACCCTGGGTCCCGGCAAAGAGGTTCGAGCCGCTGACGGCAAGAGCATAGGCATCTGTATTTGTCAAGCCGGTATTAACAGCGATCCAGCTTGAGCCATTGTTGGTGGAGATGAGAACTCCGACATTCGGAGTCGCAGCAAATAGGTTGGCGCCGCTCACAGCAAGAGCACAGACCGTGGTGTCCTTTAAGCCGGACTGGGTCCAGCTTGTTCCGTTGTTGGTCGAGAGAAATGCTCCGCCGCCGGTGGCGGCAAAGAGGTCGCTGCCGCTCACGGCAAAACCATTGACATATGGGCTTGTTATGCCAGTATTTGCAGTGGTCCAACTTGCGCCGTCGTCGGTGGAGAGAAAGACACCTGCGTCATTTGACGCTGCAAGGAGGCTGGTCCCATTCAGAACAAGAGCGGCAACTTCGGGATACAGGCCAATCTGTGTGAGCTGTGTCCAGCTGCTGCCATTGTTGGTAGAGAGGAAGACACCGCCACCGATAGTCCCTGCAAAGAGATTCGTGCCGGAAACAGCAATAGCTTGAACATCAGTGTTCGTCAAGCCTGCTGTGGCTGGAGTCCAACTTGCACCGTTGTTGGTGGAAAGATAGACACCGCCGCCCCAGGTACCGGCAAAGAGATTCGTGCCCGATACGATAAGGGCTTTGACATCAGCATTCGTCAATCCTGCGGTGACATTTGTCCACGTTGTGCCGCTGTTCGTGGAAAGAAAGGCGCCGCCGTAAGTCCCGGCAAGGAGATTCGTGCCCGATACCAAAAGAGTATACACCTCTTTATTCGCTAATCCTGTCGTATCGGCAGTCCAGCTTGTGCCGTTATTGGTGGAAATATAGACGCCGCCCCAAGTCCCGGCAAAGAGATTCGTGCCCGATACCGCAAGAGCGTGGACATTTTTGTTCGTCAATCCCGTTGTGTCTGGAGTCCACGTAGCGCCATTGTTGGTAGAGAGAAAGACCCCGGCGCCCCAGGTCCCGGCAAAGAGATTCGTGCCCGACAACGCAATTGCATCGACAATCTTATAAGACATCCCTGCAGTGTCTAAGGTCCAGCTTGTGCCGTTGTCGGTAGAAAGATAGACGCCGCCATCGGTCCCAGCAAAAAGGTTCGTGCCCGATACGGCAAGAGTATAGATATTTTTATACCTCAAACCCGCAGTGTCTGCAATCCAGGTTATGCCGTTGTCGGTAGAAAGATAGACGCCGCTGCCCCAAGTCCCCACAAAGAGATTTGTGCCGGAGACTGCAAAGGCTCCAATGTCGCCTCCATATGGACCGTTCGTTCGAACCCATTGAGCATGCAATTGATTCACACCCATGATTAGGCAGAATCCCGCCAACAGAAATCTTAAAAGGTTTCTCATTGTTTCTCCTTTCGTGAAGTGATTAAAGGCAATTGAAACTACCTATTACAAATTTGCATTACCTTCTCAACTACCTGAGGAGCAACTTGTCGATCGAATGCCGATTAATTCCTGAATGTTCTTTGGCAGCTACTGTGTGTAGGAATGCGAATACTTACAGTCGTATATAATTCCCTGACGGCAGAAGGTAACCCCCGTTTAGCCAATAGTCAAGCTGGGGTTACTCCTTGGGTGAATTTGCAGCTTCGTCGTATGCTGGACATCGACGTCAGGAAGACCACATAACTGTCTTGTTCGTCCGACTCGATCTGTTTGGGGCACAGCATGTCTGCATACTCCTTGAACCTTCCGCCTGACATTCAAGACTGACAGCGGTAAGTTCATAAGTTTCTGTCACGGCAACGGGGCTGAAAAATGACGCTGAATCCCGCGATGTTTATCCGTAGGAAGGTGAAAACAACTTAACGCCAGATTATCCCGCTCGCTATTGTCGCAAGCAGGTGCTAAAGAAAATTCGTGGGGATCAGAGCGAACCGCCTCCGAACCCACCACCGGGGAACCAGACCGCCTTTTCATTCGCTATCACGGTGCTGTATGAGTGCAGCATCCCGTAGTTGAGGCAATGCACTGCAAACCAATCGAGGTTCTCGATGCGGGAAAGTTCTTCCTTTATCTCATCAAGCATCAGGACGCTGTCCTTGCGTTCGGAATGAATCTTTCGTATTACAAAATTCTGATCTTCATCGGTCAGGAAGGAATAAAGCGGAACAAGCGAATGACGATCGACCATATCTATCAGGTCTTCGGGATAAATATCCTGACTCGACTCAGTTTCTACTACGACCGTGCTGAGCTGTCCGAACAAACCCCTATGCTCATCATTGCTGAAAGACTTGGGATAGGTCGTGATGACAGGAACACTGATCTTAAAGAGGACCTTTACCGACTCGATGCTTGTGATCTTGGCGGAATAAGTACAAATATAGCGCGTCATACACTTTTCTTTTGATACCGGTGTTATTTTTTCGACGAAGAAAGGATACTCGAAATCTATTCTCACCATAGTGGCATTAAGCTCCCTTATGTAGTCCCCTATATTTTGTTTCAACGCCTTCGTACCTATCGTTCCACGATGGCGGTGCAGGATCTGGATTACCCTATCTATCCAGCCGGCCTCGAACTCCTGCATAATCCTTGCGCTCACAGAAAGATTGGCGACTGTCGGCTGACCATCAGGAAACGATTTGGACAGCACTTTAATTGGAAGTGGAAGATCTCTTATGCCGACATCAGCGAGAAATCTCTTTTCTTCAGACATGTTCTTCACCTTTTCGATTAATGGTGTGAATCGTTTTTTCGGCCAGCACTTGCCAGCGGTCGTATTCGAAGCACAACACTCTGACTCTCGATTCCGGACTCGACAACACGGTCGGCCGTTCCTCCATTCCGTTGCCTCCACTGCACATCACGCCTAAGAACTCAAGCCTGTTACATAGTTCTCTGATGAACTTCATATACATCCCTATCTGCACACTGCTGAATATTATGGCATCGAGACCGCCGAGAACGGAGACGAAAGCGCCGACAGACTTCAAAACCTGGTAAGTGTACAGCTCGCGGGCAAAATCGTACGACTTTCCTTGATGTCCTCCAACCACATCTTCCATCCGCACACTTTTTCCGACAAGGGCTCTGAACCCGCTCTCCTCTGAGAGAAGATGGTTTGTTTCATGCAGGGAGAATCCCGATGACAATAGATAGAAGACTACCGTCGGGTCCATGTCTCCACAGCCGCCCTCTGATATTATTCCTTCGATTGGTGTAAACCCGATAGAAGTTTCGATTGCATTTCCATCGAGGATCGCCGCGACGTTCGTGGTTCCTCCGAGGATCACGCTTACTATCCTTTTCAGATCTGCGTCTGATTTCTTGTTTAATTGAGCCAACGACCATTCATGTTCCAAACCATAACCGCCGTATCGTCTAAGCTCCCTCTCCCTCAGCTCTGCCGGGACGGCATAGGTTGATGATTCAGCCGGCATTTTGCTGAACAAACCCGTTTCGCAGAGAACGACGTGGGGAACCGAAGGAAGGCTTTGTGAGGTATGCTTTGCGGCCTTAAATGTCAACTCGTTGTACTCAGGCAATATTCCAATAGATGCTTCCAGATCTGCAAGAACCCGGCTTGCCACAATCTCTCCTGAGTTTGTCATCCTTTTCCAGCCATTATAAAGCACGTAGCCTACGGCCTCGATCTCATACTTGTCTTTCAGGTCACTCAAGACAGAAGACATGGACGTGTCATCCGGGTCGCAGGAGCCTTGGTCCAAGACGCCTGCATTACAGTATGCCCACCGCAGCTTCGGAGGAGCTGGATCAAACAGCAATACGGTTTTCATTTTTCAACAGCTTCTCCCCCTCCTCGTAGATAACCGCTTCCTCATCGTTGGGAACAACCCAGACCCCCACTGAAGAGCTTCCAGAGTTGATCGAGGTAATCTCGTCGCCGGATGCCCCGACATTCAGGTATTCATCAATGTCGATCCCACACCACTCCATTTCTCTGCAAACCATCTGCCGCACGTACCAGTTATGCAGCCCGATGTCATCTGTAAAGACAAGGAGATCGATTCCGCCGAGCTCCGCGATAAAGCTACCGATGAATTTTTTTATCCTGTGCACATACATTTTTATTGCAAGATCTGTTTCTTCGTTTCCGTTCTGATTGTAACGATTGATAATATCCCTTATGTCGCTGGAGAAGCCGGATATCCCAAGCAGACCGCTCTCCTTGTTAAACAGGTCCATGAGGAGTTCCGGCCTATAACCATACGTGATCATGAGATAGGTAGCCATCATCGGATCGATGTCTCCGCATCGTGTGCTCATCACCAGGCCGGGCAACGGAGAAAATCCCATTGACGTATCCAGAGAATGTCCTCTCCGAATGGCCGCGACACTCGATCCTCCGGTTCCCAAATGGCAAGCAACTATTCTCGAATTTTCCAGAGAGCTTTCCAGGTAATCTTGCAAGCTTTTTAACACATAAGAATAGGAGAGTCCGTGAAAACCGTACTTCTTGAATCCAAACCTTCTGACAATGGTCTTCGGCAATGGATAAGTACTGGCGTAGGATGGAAT
Proteins encoded in this region:
- a CDS encoding acetate/propionate family kinase gives rise to the protein MKRCIWDLNILVFNCGSSSLTYKLFKVRSPGKREVLLAGKAHRVHVKGTEPSYLTFDFGGEEIKKVVPLDSHAAAASLVLDFLKDHDVDVDYIGHRFVHGGRSFSETTLVDERTLRLLEQCVALAPLHNKVALDVILVSRRILPQVKHYVVFDTAFHKTIPSYASTYPLPKTIVRRFGFKKYGFHGLSYSYVLKSLQDYLESSLENSRIVACHLGTGGSSVAAIRRGHSLDTSMGFSPLPGLVMSTRCGDIDPMMATYLMITYGYRPELLMDLFNKESGLLGISGFSSDIRDIINRYNQNGNEETDLAIKMYVHRIKKFIGSFIAELGGIDLLVFTDDIGLHNWYVRQMVCREMEWCGIDIDEYLNVGASGDEITSINSGSSSVGVWVVPNDEEAVIYEEGEKLLKNENRIAV
- a CDS encoding T9SS type A sorting domain-containing protein, with translation MRNLLRFLLAGFCLIMGVNQLHAQWVRTNGPYGGDIGAFAVSGTNLFVGTWGSGVYLSTDNGITWIADTAGLRYKNIYTLAVSGTNLFAGTDGGVYLSTDNGTSWTLDTAGMSYKIVDAIALSGTNLFAGTWGAGVFLSTNNGATWTPDTTGLTNKNVHALAVSGTNLFAGTWGGVYISTNNGTSWTADTTGLANKEVYTLLVSGTNLLAGTYGGAFLSTNSGTTWTNVTAGLTNADVKALIVSGTNLFAGTWGGGVYLSTNNGASWTPATAGLTNTDVQAIAVSGTNLFAGTIGGGVFLSTNNGSSWTQLTQIGLYPEVAALVLNGTSLLAASNDAGVFLSTDDGASWTTANTGITSPYVNGFAVSGSDLFAATGGGAFLSTNNGTSWTQSGLKDTTVCALAVSGANLFAATPNVGVLISTNNGSSWIAVNTGLTNTDAYALAVSGSNLFAGTQGGGVFLSTNNGASWTAVNTGLTNYGISALAVSGTNLFAGTEGGGAFLSTDNGSSWTQTTLTSTTIWGFGVSGTNVFAGTVESGVYLTTDNGGSWTQVSTGLTNTNVQDFAFSSTTLYAGTWQGGVWKRPLSEMITGIKGTNGDLPTEFSLSQNFPNPFNPTTVLRYALPKNSHVSINVYDLIGQKVSTLVDGEETQGYHEVAFDGSRFASGVYLIRLNAPGVTITRKMLMAK
- a CDS encoding GTP cyclohydrolase, FolE2/MptA family, with translation MSEEKRFLADVGIRDLPLPIKVLSKSFPDGQPTVANLSVSARIMQEFEAGWIDRVIQILHRHRGTIGTKALKQNIGDYIRELNATMVRIDFEYPFFVEKITPVSKEKCMTRYICTYSAKITSIESVKVLFKISVPVITTYPKSFSNDEHRGLFGQLSTVVVETESSQDIYPEDLIDMVDRHSLVPLYSFLTDEDQNFVIRKIHSERKDSVLMLDEIKEELSRIENLDWFAVHCLNYGMLHSYSTVIANEKAVWFPGGGFGGGSL